The sequence TCAAGGGCGTGCAGGGTGAGTTCTACCCGTGTAAGCCAGCCATTTTCGAGGCTACCTACGACCGGGTGGGTACCGCCTGATGGTGACGGGTTGGGGCAGCGGCCCGTCACGACTGCGGCTGACCGGGAGCGTGTGATCGAACTGCTCGCCGCTCTCGGCGGCGCGGCCGGTTCGGGCACGTACACGTTGACGATTCCCGGTGTGCCCTACAGCAAGTCACGGCCACGGTTCAACCCGAAACAGCGCCGCGCCTACCACAACCCCGACGACAAACGCGCCGAACAAACCACCGGCGTGTACCTACGGGCGACCGTGCGGCAACCGTTCACCGGCAACGTCGCGCTGGCGTGCGTGTTCTTCCGGCCGACGAAGCAACGCGTCGACGTCGACAACCTTTTGAAGCACGTTTGCGACGCCGCCAACGGTGTCCTCTGGGTCGACGACTGCCAGTGCACCGGCCTGTCCGGTGTGCTCGACCTCGACCGCGATGATCCGCGCACCGTCGTCGCGATCGCACCGCATGTCAGCGGCATGGTCCGCGACCTATCCCAACAACCGAAGAATCCGAAAGGCGGTCTGCCGCTATGGGACTGAAACGACGGCCGATCTATGTGAGCCAGCGGGAGAATCCGCGCGGCGACTTCTGGTACACGGTTCGTGGCGGCAACGGCGAAAACGTGCTGACGTCGAAGATGTACCGCGAGCGTTGGCGCGCAATCAGGGCAGCGCGGGCGTTCATCGCCTCGATCGCACCCGCACCGGTCACGTTCACCTACTGGACCGGGCCGACACCGCAGGCGGAACGCGACGGCCGCGGCCGCGGCAGGGTCGAGCATCACACGGAGCGGATTCGCTGATGCTGAACTGGTCGAGCCGACCACATGGTCGGCACGTTGACG comes from Mycolicibacterium pulveris and encodes:
- a CDS encoding RusA family crossover junction endodeoxyribonuclease; amino-acid sequence: MIELLAALGGAAGSGTYTLTIPGVPYSKSRPRFNPKQRRAYHNPDDKRAEQTTGVYLRATVRQPFTGNVALACVFFRPTKQRVDVDNLLKHVCDAANGVLWVDDCQCTGLSGVLDLDRDDPRTVVAIAPHVSGMVRDLSQQPKNPKGGLPLWD